The DNA segment GGGAAGAAGTTGATGATGCGGTCGAGTGCCTGGTTGGAGCTGTTGGCGTGGAGGGTGGCCATGCACAGGTGGCCGGTTTCGGCGAAGGCCAGTGCGTATTCCATGGTTTCCTGGTCGCGGATTTCGCCGATCAGGATGACATCGGGAGCCTGGCGCAGGGTGTTTTTCAGGGCGGCAAACCAGTTGTCGGTGTCCACGCCGACTTCGCGCTGGGTGATGATGCAGTTTTTGTGGGGATGGACAAATTCGATGGGGTCTTCGATGGTGATGATGTGGCCGTAGCTGTTTTCGTTGCGGTAGTCGATCATGGCGGCCAGCGAGGTGGATTTGCCCGAACCGGTGCCGCCGACAAAAATGACCAGCCCGCGTTTCTGCATGGCGACTTTTTTCAGGATTTCGGGCAGTTTCAGCTCGTCCATTTTCGGGATGACGCTGTTGATGATACGGATGACGAGTGCCGTTGCGCCGCGCTGGATCATGGCGTTTACGCGGAAACGCGCCACGCCGTCGATGCTGACGGCGAAGTTGCATTCTTTGGTGTTTTCAAATTCCTCGCGCTGTTTCTGCGTCATCAGGGCTTGGGCGATCGCGCCGCAGATGCCGGCGGTGAGCGGCTTTTCGGTAATCGGCGTGAGTTTGCCGTCGAGTTTCACGGCGGGGGGGAATTCTGCTGTGATGAAGAGGTCGGACGCTTTGTTTTCGTACATATAGCGCATCCAGCTGTGGATGGTTTCTTTGACGCTCATCGGTTCGGCGGTTGTTATCATGGTTTCAATCCCTGTAATGTGGAAAAGGCCGT comes from the Kingella potus genome and includes:
- a CDS encoding PilT/PilU family type 4a pilus ATPase, translating into MSVKETIHSWMRYMYENKASDLFITAEFPPAVKLDGKLTPITEKPLTAGICGAIAQALMTQKQREEFENTKECNFAVSIDGVARFRVNAMIQRGATALVIRIINSVIPKMDELKLPEILKKVAMQKRGLVIFVGGTGSGKSTSLAAMIDYRNENSYGHIITIEDPIEFVHPHKNCIITQREVGVDTDNWFAALKNTLRQAPDVILIGEIRDQETMEYALAFAETGHLCMATLHANSSNQALDRIINFFPEEKRTQLLTDLSLNLQAFVSQRLVPKENGKGRAAAVEVLLQSPLISDLILRGEVHGIKEIMKKSTDIGMQTFDQALYELFESGQISYAEAIKNADSANDLRLAIQLKSRRGQNAGIDFELL